In Desulfomonile tiedjei DSM 6799, a genomic segment contains:
- a CDS encoding hybrid sensor histidine kinase/response regulator produces the protein MTKILVADDEESIRNLMRMTLELDGYQVLMARDGSEAVEVFQKEAPELVLLDVKMPGLNGIEVLSRIRAKDPDCEVIMITGHGDMDMAVECLRKEASNFLTKPISEELLSLSLKRSLERLSLKKKLKRYTRNLETLVREANVELERAYQFRENIIENSPDAIVCIRKGGEITIFNSAAEKLLGYKKSEVIGKMHITQVYLPSEAKKIMKDLRSNEFGGPGILQKREMTLLDKEGNHIPVYISASILYEQGREAGSMGVFTDLREKKRLEKQLLRSEKLSSLGQLAAGIAHEINQPLTGVLTFSHLLLQKVQDDEESRKDLEVIVRETTRIRGIVQGILDFARESPVQKTQQHVEDIVDSTLEILVGQHKFFGIELVKEYDAESPEVVFDANLMEQVFMNIILNALDSMAGSGTLTVRTRRTTEAVEVDFTDTGKGMPEDIVEKIFDPFFTTKDSSEGMGMGLGLAISYGIVKNHNGDIVVNTRQGKGTTFTVRLPLPGKTN, from the coding sequence ATGACAAAGATCCTGGTTGCAGATGACGAGGAGAGCATACGCAATCTTATGCGGATGACCCTGGAGCTTGATGGGTATCAGGTCTTGATGGCCCGGGACGGTTCGGAAGCCGTGGAAGTTTTCCAGAAAGAGGCGCCTGAACTGGTGTTACTGGATGTAAAAATGCCGGGCCTGAACGGCATAGAAGTACTGAGCCGTATCCGTGCCAAGGACCCGGACTGTGAGGTAATCATGATTACCGGTCACGGCGATATGGATATGGCTGTGGAATGTCTGCGCAAAGAAGCATCCAATTTCTTGACGAAGCCCATCAGCGAGGAGTTGTTATCCTTGTCTCTGAAACGTTCGTTGGAGCGCCTGTCTCTGAAAAAGAAGCTCAAACGATATACTCGCAATCTCGAAACCCTGGTCCGTGAGGCGAATGTGGAACTGGAGCGCGCGTATCAGTTCAGGGAAAATATCATTGAGAATTCGCCCGATGCAATTGTATGCATACGCAAGGGAGGAGAAATCACCATATTCAATTCCGCTGCGGAAAAGCTTCTCGGTTACAAAAAATCCGAAGTCATAGGCAAAATGCATATCACCCAGGTGTATCTGCCTAGCGAAGCAAAAAAGATCATGAAAGATTTGCGATCCAATGAATTCGGTGGACCGGGAATCCTTCAAAAAAGAGAAATGACCCTTCTGGACAAAGAAGGAAATCATATTCCCGTGTACATTTCCGCTTCCATACTCTATGAGCAGGGCAGAGAAGCAGGTTCCATGGGCGTGTTTACCGATCTCAGAGAGAAGAAGAGACTGGAAAAACAGCTCCTGCGATCGGAAAAGCTTTCTTCTCTGGGCCAATTGGCCGCGGGTATCGCTCACGAGATAAACCAGCCGCTGACCGGTGTGCTCACCTTTTCCCATTTGTTGCTTCAGAAGGTGCAAGATGATGAAGAGAGCCGGAAAGACCTGGAAGTCATCGTGCGGGAGACCACCCGGATACGAGGGATTGTGCAAGGCATTCTGGATTTCGCGCGCGAAAGCCCCGTACAAAAGACCCAACAACACGTAGAGGATATCGTGGATAGTACACTGGAAATTCTTGTAGGCCAACACAAGTTCTTCGGCATAGAGTTGGTGAAGGAATATGATGCCGAGAGTCCGGAAGTAGTATTCGATGCAAATCTCATGGAACAAGTGTTCATGAACATTATACTCAATGCCTTGGATTCGATGGCAGGATCCGGCACACTCACAGTGCGGACTCGTCGTACAACAGAAGCTGTTGAAGTGGATTTCACCGACACGGGAAAAGGAATGCCCGAAGACATTGTTGAGAAAATTTTCGATCCATTCTTCACCACAAAAGATTCCAGCGAAGGGATGGGAATGGGTCTAGGGTTGGCCATAAGCTACGGAATCGTAAAAAACCACAACGGAGATATTGTGGTAAACACCAGACAAGGTAAAGGAACTACCTTCACGGTTCGCCTTCCTTTACCAGGTAAAACGAATTGA
- a CDS encoding helix-turn-helix transcriptional regulator: MKREDPAAMLENGLAARHLTMSAKNGVSGTLASEVYTFRPGLYLVVSETLSESPLKATFDIDDGPVQFGFTCHGKNRCLYNNGEFRSQIHSMAAGSNGIFHLPKTTGIIERPQGEYVCVASIVAAPDFLHSYFRDVLDRMPKRFRHILEGSHHGQFAWFGSNSPAKVGAFSEILHCPYPEEYRALFRESRALEFLAIQIRDFVDSERGKALSPTPLRSDDVERIRAARDRLIADLEHPPSLQELAAAVGINDRKLKTGFRQVFGTSVFGYYREYRMQAAHEILQTGNGNITEAAMAVGYQSLSHFSQAFRKRFGLRPKDFLAKQSRRLRW, from the coding sequence ATGAAAAGAGAAGATCCCGCGGCAATGCTTGAAAACGGCCTCGCTGCACGCCATCTCACGATGTCTGCGAAGAATGGAGTATCAGGTACGCTCGCCAGCGAGGTATACACTTTTAGGCCTGGTCTGTACCTGGTCGTAAGCGAAACGCTCTCCGAATCCCCTTTGAAAGCCACTTTTGACATTGACGACGGTCCTGTTCAATTCGGCTTTACGTGTCACGGCAAAAACAGATGCTTGTATAACAATGGAGAATTCAGGAGTCAGATCCACTCCATGGCAGCGGGCTCCAACGGGATATTCCATCTGCCTAAAACCACAGGTATCATCGAGCGTCCTCAAGGTGAGTACGTGTGCGTGGCATCGATTGTTGCGGCCCCGGATTTCCTCCATTCTTATTTCAGGGATGTCCTGGATCGGATGCCCAAACGCTTCAGACACATTCTTGAGGGAAGCCATCACGGTCAGTTTGCATGGTTTGGTTCCAACAGTCCCGCAAAGGTAGGAGCCTTTTCCGAAATCCTGCATTGTCCTTACCCGGAGGAGTATCGGGCTCTATTTCGAGAAAGTCGAGCTCTCGAATTTCTGGCGATTCAGATAAGAGATTTTGTTGATAGTGAGCGAGGAAAAGCTCTCTCGCCAACTCCTTTGCGATCCGATGACGTCGAACGCATACGAGCGGCTCGAGATCGTCTCATAGCTGATCTCGAACATCCACCGAGTCTGCAGGAACTAGCCGCCGCAGTGGGAATCAATGACAGAAAACTTAAGACTGGATTTCGACAAGTGTTCGGCACGTCAGTGTTCGGTTATTATCGGGAATACCGCATGCAAGCGGCACACGAAATTCTTCAGACCGGTAACGGCAATATCACCGAGGCCGCCATGGCGGTCGGGTATCAGAGCCTGAGCCACTTCAGTCAGGCTTTTCGCAAACGTTTCGGACTCCGACCCAAGGATTTTCTCGCGAAGCAAAGCAGACGACTGAGGTGGTAA
- a CDS encoding methyltransferase family protein: MERSIPCAMPLEDVYPLYNFMSKCSRTFKQFCILSAALDLKLFDLIDERQTPERLSEIIGADRSMIEDMCEILSHLGFLEKVTQGYRNTPISRSFLRGASLWNQGEVIKNLQAGFGLWERLTQICRDGPVNMNDDELFAKNNFIDSLQAEILTGELQKTVSIISDLPEFTSAEKLLDLGGGHGLYAIAFSTLNPGLRAFIFDLPGLEQSARAMMQRFHATNVQFVPGNMYKDDYGKEYDVVFFSYSPGGRSPYILQKIHGCLKTGGLFVTKHAFYANEEGSKSRLLDLEWKLTAMKGIQKDKRIYSFVGDLSLEGYKALLEQKFTILKIAEAPEFGRPELSKFGDTLDSIIIVAKKKHS, translated from the coding sequence ATGGAACGAAGCATTCCTTGCGCAATGCCTCTCGAAGATGTTTACCCGTTGTATAACTTCATGAGCAAGTGCTCCAGAACCTTCAAACAGTTTTGCATCTTATCCGCTGCTCTAGATTTGAAGCTTTTCGACCTGATCGATGAGCGGCAAACTCCCGAGCGTCTATCCGAGATCATCGGTGCGGATCGGTCGATGATCGAAGACATGTGCGAGATCCTTTCACACCTTGGGTTCTTGGAAAAGGTGACACAAGGATATCGAAACACTCCTATAAGCCGGTCGTTTCTTCGGGGGGCCTCCCTCTGGAATCAGGGAGAAGTAATCAAGAATCTCCAGGCTGGATTCGGGCTATGGGAGCGTCTTACGCAGATATGTCGAGACGGCCCTGTCAACATGAACGATGACGAGCTTTTCGCAAAAAACAACTTCATCGACTCTCTGCAAGCCGAAATTTTAACAGGAGAACTGCAGAAAACCGTGTCGATCATCTCGGATCTACCCGAATTCACATCCGCGGAAAAGCTTCTCGATCTCGGAGGCGGACACGGTCTGTATGCCATCGCTTTTAGTACCCTCAATCCGGGTCTCAGAGCATTCATATTTGACCTTCCCGGACTCGAACAGTCTGCCAGAGCTATGATGCAGCGTTTCCATGCGACGAACGTGCAGTTTGTGCCGGGCAATATGTACAAAGACGATTACGGGAAAGAATACGACGTGGTCTTTTTCTCATATAGTCCGGGAGGAAGAAGCCCGTATATTCTACAGAAAATACACGGTTGCCTCAAAACCGGCGGACTCTTCGTAACCAAACATGCATTCTACGCGAATGAGGAAGGATCCAAAAGCAGATTGCTCGATCTGGAATGGAAGCTGACCGCTATGAAAGGGATTCAAAAGGATAAGAGGATCTATAGCTTTGTCGGCGATTTGAGCCTTGAGGGATACAAGGCGCTTCTGGAACAGAAATTCACAATCCTCAAGATTGCTGAAGCACCGGAGTTTGGGAGACCGGAATTGAGCAAATTCGGAGACACTCTCGATTCTATCATTATCGTGGCAAAAAAGAAGCATTCCTGA
- a CDS encoding iron ABC transporter substrate-binding protein, translating into MKRCDRIGPILAIMMFALFATNLCPAGDTIKVIDTANRPVEVKLDPQRIVCLAPGTLRLVCLLKATDKLVGIEDFEKTVPMTRPYIMVNAELTKLPIIGSGGPDSINRVPDLEALLKVRPDIIFISYMEPSNADDLQKKLSIPVVVLTHGRFASFDERIFDSLRILGKILKKEQRAEEVIAFINQAREDLHKRSDGVSPDKKPSVYAGAIGYKAVQGIESTDTTYTPLEWVQARNSAKSVSDKGHLFIDREKLLTLNPDVIFIDGGGLNVIRQDFRRRPEFYKSLKALQNKEAYVLFPFNYYVTNVCIAIADSYAVGKILYPERFSDIDISHKADEIFTFLYGKPVYEKMVKTYGTLGQKVDLDLQ; encoded by the coding sequence ATGAAGAGATGCGACCGTATTGGACCCATTCTCGCGATTATGATGTTCGCACTGTTCGCAACGAACCTTTGCCCCGCAGGGGACACGATAAAGGTGATCGACACTGCTAATAGACCGGTCGAAGTCAAACTGGACCCGCAACGAATAGTCTGCCTGGCACCAGGAACCCTCAGACTTGTCTGCCTACTGAAAGCAACCGACAAACTGGTGGGTATCGAGGATTTCGAGAAAACAGTTCCTATGACTCGACCGTACATCATGGTCAATGCCGAATTGACCAAGCTGCCCATTATCGGTTCCGGCGGCCCGGACAGCATTAACCGCGTACCGGATCTGGAGGCGCTTCTGAAAGTTCGTCCGGACATCATTTTCATATCGTACATGGAGCCGTCAAATGCTGACGATCTCCAGAAAAAATTGAGTATTCCCGTGGTCGTCCTTACCCATGGACGATTTGCATCCTTTGATGAAAGGATCTTCGATTCCTTGCGTATCTTGGGAAAGATACTGAAGAAAGAACAGCGAGCAGAAGAAGTTATCGCGTTCATCAATCAGGCAAGAGAGGATCTGCACAAACGCTCAGATGGAGTGAGCCCTGACAAGAAGCCGTCAGTCTATGCGGGAGCCATAGGGTACAAAGCGGTACAGGGCATAGAAAGCACGGATACCACCTACACTCCTCTCGAATGGGTGCAAGCAAGAAACTCTGCAAAATCGGTGTCCGATAAGGGCCACCTGTTCATAGATAGAGAGAAGCTGCTGACCTTGAATCCCGACGTGATCTTCATCGACGGCGGAGGATTGAACGTGATCAGACAAGACTTTAGGAGGCGCCCCGAATTCTATAAGAGTTTGAAGGCACTCCAGAATAAAGAAGCGTATGTGCTCTTTCCGTTCAACTACTACGTCACAAACGTTTGTATTGCCATCGCCGACTCCTATGCGGTGGGCAAAATCCTGTATCCGGAGAGATTCTCCGATATCGACATTTCACATAAGGCGGATGAGATCTTCACTTTTTTGTACGGCAAGCCTGTCTACGAGAAGATGGTGAAGACTTATGGGACACTGGGACAGAAAGTGGATCTCGACCTCCAATGA
- a CDS encoding DsrE family protein, translating to MAKFLFVLSRGLEDPTRATRCMQLAHIARQEGHEVSIFLVDDGVVFAKKGMAENVVAPTGDEMNTYMDFLVQGKVPFYV from the coding sequence GTGGCAAAATTCCTTTTCGTTCTTAGTCGAGGACTAGAGGACCCTACTCGGGCGACACGCTGTATGCAATTGGCTCATATAGCGAGGCAAGAGGGTCATGAGGTCAGCATCTTTCTTGTAGACGATGGAGTGGTTTTCGCCAAAAAAGGGATGGCAGAAAACGTAGTAGCTCCGACCGGCGATGAGATGAACACCTACATGGATTTCCTGGTGCAAGGAAAAGTGCCGTTTTACGTCTGA
- a CDS encoding arsenite methyltransferase/AhpD domain selenoprotein — MKYGFTAEDRKKIEEGVREKYSKVAVNPDGLFSYPTGREGLAALKYDPDILGSLPEAVLDSFCGVGNPFSTGAITPGESVLDIGCGGGTDALVAAIMTGPTGRVVGIDLSSEMLGRAWENLSRTDLKNVSFQECSAEDLPFRDADFDVVISSGAFNLIPDKPKALKEVLRVLKPGGHLVVADQVLTGPLSEDVKARIDNWSGUMGGAISGKDFLEILKQVGFVSSEIVSETGFNSSPITRGVLFKTLKPETPISERRSDSMATLDKYQEFFEAAYSEGALDRKTKHLIALGASLSAGCDPUTRYCLAVARQLGATDEELQETAAVAMTVGATKIQILHDTCSGSSTEAKSSAGIDSADGSTTDASACAP; from the coding sequence ATGAAATATGGCTTCACTGCCGAGGATAGAAAGAAGATCGAAGAGGGTGTTCGCGAAAAATATTCCAAAGTTGCCGTCAATCCCGACGGCCTTTTCAGTTACCCTACAGGTCGTGAAGGACTTGCTGCTCTGAAATATGACCCGGACATTCTCGGATCCTTGCCCGAGGCCGTCTTGGACTCGTTCTGCGGCGTAGGAAACCCTTTTTCAACAGGAGCAATAACTCCGGGAGAGAGCGTTCTGGATATTGGCTGCGGCGGAGGTACAGACGCATTGGTGGCAGCCATAATGACAGGACCGACAGGAAGGGTCGTCGGCATAGATTTGAGCTCTGAAATGCTGGGGAGGGCATGGGAGAACTTAAGCAGAACCGATCTCAAAAACGTATCCTTTCAGGAGTGCTCCGCAGAGGACTTGCCTTTCCGTGACGCAGACTTTGACGTCGTTATCTCCAGTGGGGCCTTTAACCTCATTCCGGATAAACCAAAGGCTCTTAAAGAGGTACTTAGAGTGCTGAAGCCCGGTGGGCATCTTGTCGTGGCTGATCAGGTGCTCACGGGGCCTCTATCCGAGGATGTAAAAGCGCGGATCGATAATTGGTCGGGATGAATGGGCGGAGCTATATCAGGAAAGGATTTCCTGGAGATACTGAAACAAGTTGGTTTTGTCTCCTCTGAGATAGTCTCGGAGACCGGGTTCAATAGCTCCCCGATTACAAGGGGAGTCCTGTTTAAGACTCTGAAACCTGAAACGCCAATCTCTGAGAGGAGGTCGGACTCAATGGCAACGCTCGACAAGTATCAAGAATTCTTCGAAGCTGCATATAGTGAGGGCGCATTAGATCGCAAGACCAAGCACCTGATCGCACTGGGGGCATCATTATCCGCGGGATGCGATCCGTGAACCCGCTACTGCCTTGCAGTCGCAAGGCAACTCGGCGCAACGGATGAGGAACTTCAAGAGACAGCCGCAGTAGCGATGACGGTAGGAGCGACCAAGATTCAGATTCTTCATGACACGTGCTCAGGCTCGTCGACCGAAGCGAAAAGCAGTGCAGGTATCGATTCCGCTGATGGTTCCACGACTGACGCGAGCGCTTGCGCACCCTGA
- a CDS encoding TonB-dependent receptor translates to MDFRTRSKQFVCLMAILFVCAFSASAHAQGLFGAGLPGLPSFGFPGGIGGCGERACPAGGLVGYIGWMENREGTEISGDTTETTIFAAFSAKHKYPERGLWLGLIGSGCLSEQVSLLASGWYLVPSRQNEVEIYDWGSSRRNWDTDLQWWYVDGLFAFGKQLSLLAGLRFDRYSNKFKNPSNAIAVVSNPNDTADVNSDGWIPLVGTQYVYADTTTNLTVRAVGFPVLLGNFKYREAVGGANALEGSGNWRGGYFLEIFGEYSKRLGPGTIGVFGRWNGTEGKTHVDIQALPLAGSSDFDISFRRITWTVGGSVGLSF, encoded by the coding sequence ATGGATTTTAGGACTCGTTCAAAGCAGTTTGTCTGTTTGATGGCCATCCTGTTCGTTTGTGCTTTTTCCGCTTCTGCACATGCTCAAGGCTTGTTTGGTGCGGGTCTCCCCGGGCTTCCCTCCTTTGGATTTCCCGGAGGGATCGGAGGGTGCGGTGAGAGAGCATGCCCTGCAGGTGGATTGGTCGGGTACATAGGATGGATGGAGAATCGAGAAGGCACCGAGATTAGTGGGGATACGACGGAGACTACGATCTTCGCAGCTTTTTCCGCCAAGCACAAGTACCCTGAACGCGGTCTTTGGTTAGGCCTCATCGGGTCGGGCTGCCTGTCAGAACAAGTTTCTCTCCTGGCCTCAGGCTGGTATCTGGTTCCTTCCAGACAGAATGAAGTTGAGATTTATGATTGGGGCTCTTCCAGACGCAATTGGGACACGGACCTTCAATGGTGGTACGTGGACGGTCTTTTCGCATTCGGTAAACAGTTATCTCTCCTTGCCGGTTTACGGTTCGACCGTTACTCAAACAAATTCAAGAATCCGTCAAATGCCATTGCGGTGGTATCAAATCCCAATGACACTGCCGACGTGAACTCCGACGGCTGGATACCGCTTGTCGGCACACAATATGTCTATGCCGATACCACTACAAATCTTACGGTGCGAGCTGTAGGGTTCCCTGTGCTTCTGGGTAACTTCAAGTACAGAGAAGCGGTTGGAGGAGCAAACGCACTGGAGGGCAGCGGGAATTGGAGGGGTGGCTACTTCCTGGAGATATTCGGCGAATATTCAAAGAGACTGGGTCCAGGCACAATTGGCGTATTTGGCCGCTGGAATGGTACCGAAGGGAAAACTCATGTCGATATCCAGGCATTACCACTTGCAGGCAGCAGCGACTTTGACATCAGTTTTCGGAGGATAACGTGGACAGTGGGTGGGAGTGTAGGTTTGAGTTTTTAA
- a CDS encoding B12-binding domain-containing radical SAM protein → MSFLFINVNHDVGYESSESIPISLGYILAALKSRGYDGIILDDLRDRPLSLNVLEKWIRRLDPSVIGFTSYQSTIERIRFFCRYIKSRHRRIQIVLGGPQAVLMPSEALRELEDVDVLSRMEGETVLLEMAGALTAGRPMESVSGITCRCSGKIIDTVSDLEIPENLDEYPSPYLTNILNLEGKTTAILLSSRGCTHVCWFCITPGICKGKVRYHSIDRVLEEMRVLASRGIERFWFADPNFTEDRNRTEELLRRKMESGITTPFWCQTRADLIDAGLMKKLAAAGADTIAFGLESGSPGVLEKTKKGILLEQLRENVAAAQSLGMEAELFSIFGLPGETVDDARQTMEFVRSLGIPIQSNSGSQQMQLYFGSVYQKNPAKFGIFPLNGHRPAYLSVGDRFTTDYMNASEMRKVRNLWVLANEQMEMDVYYKQRTFEILDFLLSNKDDLKDEPTLHAYGALTASVIEEFDLLQDFLDGYSRLQTDGSQEVDQLVSALSFFQETDEPAGPEDRVIFDSRSWIDGVPFTGISGKFWDVLLGRGLLLPEFELGFLGARQGDDREFSFVFPDDYGQEELRGKKVDVQAKIHKIFKSRHVSNLAEFRRLRIENHYKFQDLDLLRDQNEILYYLALRDSDTEALLRAPSHFLAYLHKLAKLGKRQQVANLAALVKGKPTALNALADTLITVGKYDWALEYYKQLEEELPSSMLKQVRCLLQLGQPEEALRIMDHIPESSDLAFQETLLQCLKSAKPESNRIPSLEHHVLNLKVNAALGRETASRRSQSGLPPLVHGETE, encoded by the coding sequence GTGTCTTTTCTCTTTATAAACGTGAACCATGACGTTGGATACGAATCTTCGGAGAGTATACCTATTTCGCTCGGCTATATTCTCGCAGCCCTCAAGAGCCGAGGTTACGACGGCATCATATTGGACGATCTTAGAGACAGGCCTCTAAGCCTGAACGTCCTGGAAAAATGGATACGACGCCTGGACCCGTCGGTAATAGGGTTTACTTCCTATCAATCAACCATAGAGAGAATCCGGTTCTTCTGTCGATACATCAAATCCAGACACAGGAGAATCCAGATCGTTCTAGGCGGTCCTCAGGCAGTGCTCATGCCCTCGGAGGCGCTCCGGGAATTGGAGGACGTGGATGTGCTCTCCCGTATGGAAGGGGAAACCGTCCTTCTGGAAATGGCGGGAGCACTTACTGCAGGTCGTCCTATGGAGTCCGTTTCAGGAATAACCTGCCGATGTTCCGGAAAAATAATCGATACGGTCAGCGATCTTGAAATTCCTGAGAATCTCGATGAGTATCCGTCTCCGTACTTGACTAATATTCTGAATCTGGAAGGTAAGACGACCGCTATTCTCTTATCTTCGAGAGGTTGCACGCATGTATGTTGGTTCTGCATTACTCCGGGTATCTGCAAAGGAAAAGTACGGTACCATTCTATCGATCGCGTTTTGGAGGAAATGCGTGTCCTTGCCAGTCGCGGAATCGAGCGATTCTGGTTCGCTGATCCCAATTTCACGGAGGATCGGAATAGAACAGAAGAATTGCTCCGACGCAAAATGGAATCAGGCATTACTACTCCCTTCTGGTGCCAGACAAGAGCGGACCTCATAGATGCAGGACTTATGAAAAAGCTTGCTGCTGCCGGAGCCGATACCATTGCATTCGGTCTCGAATCCGGTAGTCCCGGCGTATTGGAGAAAACGAAAAAAGGCATTTTGCTGGAACAACTCAGAGAAAATGTTGCGGCCGCTCAGAGCCTAGGAATGGAAGCAGAACTGTTCTCTATCTTTGGTTTGCCGGGAGAAACGGTGGACGACGCAAGACAGACCATGGAATTCGTACGTTCTTTGGGAATCCCCATTCAGTCCAATTCCGGTTCGCAACAAATGCAACTTTACTTCGGGTCCGTTTATCAGAAGAATCCTGCCAAATTCGGGATATTTCCGCTAAACGGCCATAGACCCGCGTACCTATCTGTGGGGGATCGATTCACAACAGATTACATGAATGCATCTGAAATGCGAAAAGTACGAAATCTTTGGGTCCTGGCCAACGAACAGATGGAAATGGATGTCTATTACAAGCAGCGGACATTCGAAATACTGGATTTCCTGCTATCTAATAAGGATGACCTGAAGGATGAACCGACGCTCCATGCGTACGGTGCTCTCACTGCATCTGTCATCGAGGAATTCGATTTGCTGCAGGATTTCCTCGACGGGTATTCCAGACTGCAGACCGATGGTTCTCAAGAGGTAGACCAATTGGTCTCGGCCTTGAGTTTCTTTCAGGAGACGGATGAGCCTGCGGGCCCTGAAGACCGGGTCATATTCGATTCCAGAAGCTGGATTGACGGAGTACCTTTTACGGGAATTTCGGGCAAGTTCTGGGATGTGCTCCTGGGACGAGGTCTGCTGCTGCCGGAATTTGAATTGGGTTTTCTCGGTGCTCGACAGGGTGATGATAGGGAATTCTCATTCGTCTTTCCGGATGATTACGGACAGGAAGAATTGCGCGGCAAGAAAGTGGACGTTCAAGCGAAGATACACAAGATTTTCAAATCGAGACACGTTTCGAATTTGGCTGAGTTCCGGCGCCTCCGCATAGAGAATCACTACAAATTCCAAGACTTGGATCTTCTGAGGGATCAAAACGAAATCCTGTATTATTTGGCATTGAGAGATTCGGATACGGAAGCGTTGCTCAGAGCGCCGAGTCACTTTCTCGCATACTTGCACAAACTCGCGAAACTCGGGAAACGTCAGCAGGTTGCGAATCTTGCAGCCCTGGTGAAAGGAAAACCCACTGCCCTCAATGCATTGGCGGATACGCTGATAACCGTCGGGAAATACGATTGGGCTCTGGAATACTACAAACAGCTCGAAGAAGAGCTTCCTTCTTCGATGCTGAAACAGGTGCGCTGCCTGTTGCAGCTCGGACAGCCTGAAGAAGCGTTGCGCATCATGGATCATATTCCGGAATCTTCTGATCTGGCGTTCCAGGAAACTCTGCTTCAGTGTCTGAAAAGTGCAAAACCCGAATCCAATCGTATTCCATCTCTGGAGCATCACGTCCTCAATCTGAAGGTAAACGCGGCTCTGGGGCGAGAAACAGCTTCGCGCAGATCCCAATCCGGGCTTCCGCCACTTGTACATGGGGAGACTGAATAA
- a CDS encoding aminotransferase class III-fold pyridoxal phosphate-dependent enzyme has translation MKTIAQEFISDSRIREAKQSMLSTLAEYQARITGIRPPKEELRETYEETLSQFGVARGAPLFFPFLGSGIGHRAFVELADGSVKYDFISGIGVHHFGHSRPELVEAAIDAALSDTIMQGNLQQNRESAEVADMLLTAANKKGASLQHCFLTTSGAMANENALKLILQKKCPRDRILAFEGCFAGRTLSLSQITDKPAFREGLPSTLHVDYVPFLDHTREEESTRTACAHLLGYLERYPGRYAAMIFETVLGEGGFYPGSEIFFRSLMNILRENEVAILLDEIQTFGRTNELFAFQAFRLDEFADVVTVGKATQICATLFRSDFNPRPGLLSQTFIGSTSALFASRVILRELQDGGYFGPDGKIAQFHDRFVGHLQRIQTEYPGILQGPFGTGAMVAFTPYDGNPEKVKEFVHALFDAGVISFYAGRTGSRVRFLLPVAAIDFQDIDAVAKIVETTLLKVAHP, from the coding sequence ATGAAAACCATAGCTCAGGAATTCATATCGGACAGTAGGATTCGCGAGGCGAAACAGAGCATGCTTTCGACTCTTGCCGAGTATCAGGCAAGAATCACCGGTATACGACCGCCAAAAGAAGAATTGCGCGAAACCTACGAAGAGACTTTATCGCAATTCGGAGTAGCACGAGGAGCTCCTTTGTTCTTCCCCTTCCTGGGAAGCGGTATAGGGCACCGTGCGTTCGTGGAACTTGCTGACGGCAGCGTCAAATACGATTTTATCTCCGGAATCGGCGTTCATCATTTTGGCCACAGCCGTCCGGAATTGGTTGAAGCTGCAATCGATGCAGCCCTTTCCGATACGATCATGCAGGGTAACCTACAGCAAAACCGGGAAAGTGCAGAAGTGGCAGACATGTTGCTCACTGCCGCCAACAAAAAAGGAGCTTCCCTTCAGCATTGCTTTCTCACCACCAGCGGGGCAATGGCAAACGAAAACGCTCTCAAGCTCATCCTTCAGAAAAAGTGTCCCAGAGATCGCATTCTCGCCTTTGAAGGGTGCTTTGCCGGCAGAACCCTTTCGCTTTCGCAAATCACCGATAAACCGGCTTTCAGGGAAGGATTACCTTCCACGCTGCACGTGGATTACGTTCCTTTTCTGGACCATACCAGGGAAGAAGAAAGCACGCGGACAGCCTGCGCGCATCTTCTTGGATATCTGGAACGATACCCGGGCAGGTACGCTGCCATGATTTTCGAGACCGTCCTGGGAGAGGGCGGATTCTATCCCGGATCTGAGATATTCTTTCGGTCTCTCATGAACATCCTCCGGGAAAACGAAGTAGCCATACTTCTGGATGAGATCCAAACCTTCGGTCGAACAAACGAGCTTTTCGCCTTTCAGGCATTCAGGCTGGACGAATTCGCCGATGTGGTTACCGTCGGGAAAGCCACTCAGATTTGTGCGACGTTGTTCCGGTCGGACTTCAATCCCAGGCCGGGACTGCTCAGTCAGACCTTCATAGGTTCAACCTCGGCACTGTTCGCGAGTCGCGTAATTCTCAGAGAATTGCAGGACGGCGGTTACTTCGGTCCGGACGGGAAGATTGCGCAATTCCATGATCGCTTTGTCGGCCACTTGCAGCGGATTCAAACAGAGTATCCGGGAATCCTCCAGGGGCCATTCGGCACCGGAGCAATGGTGGCGTTCACTCCTTATGATGGAAACCCGGAAAAGGTGAAAGAATTCGTCCATGCACTCTTCGATGCGGGAGTCATCTCATTCTATGCCGGGCGGACCGGCTCAAGGGTTCGGTTTCTGCTTCCCGTTGCCGCAATAGATTTCCAGGACATCGATGCTGTCGCGAAAATCGTGGAGACCACGCTTCTCAAGGTCGCGCACCCCTGA